A region of Betta splendens chromosome 13, fBetSpl5.4, whole genome shotgun sequence DNA encodes the following proteins:
- the LOC114868257 gene encoding chloride channel protein 2-like, with the protein MKNTATRCCDVAWTDFACRFPNFSFMISSHHPVVRTVLCQKSLISWVGEDWIFLILLGTVMGLVSWVMDFFIAFCLRAQKWMFTGLYGSVFLQYLAWVTFPVVLITFSAAFTQILAPQAAGSGIPEVKTIMRGVVLKEYLTFKTFVTKVIALTCALGSGMPMGKDGPFVHIASLCGALLCKFMSLFGGMYENESRNIEMLAAACAVGVGCCFAAPIGGVLFSIEVTSTFFAVRNYWRGFLAATVSAFVFRLMSVWNRDEGTLTALFKTSFRLDFPFDLQELLAFAVVGIASGFGGAFYVYLNHRVVKFIKKQKSLKRFIIRNRLLFPAVVTLVITTLTFPPGFGQFMAGKLTQKESVLTFFDNLTWAKQGDAHQAPYMGYAKAWLHPQASVFVTLSIFVIMKFWMSIVATALPVPCGAFMPVFVIGAGFGRLVGESMAAWFPDGINTNGTIYPIVPGGYAVAGAAALSGAATHTVSTAVIVFELTGQISHILPVMIAVILANAVAQSLQPSLYDSIIKIKKLPYLPELGWGNHEKYNIRVEDIMVRDVRYITLNCCYRDLHNVLLTGNLSTLALVESAASMVLLGSISHAQLQSLLSQQLSRTRRLEHIRQRNVASSQYSNQEEASQGACIQISNEESSFSPVRPISQGKISPVVEQGIEIPTGPHDNSDFTLKNLFCTSQDSDDLEDDGDVKDTMTIKEIAEWEEKQLNEQINFNNCRIDPAPFQLMERTSLHKTHTIFSLLGLDHAYVTSVGRLIGVVSLKELTKAIEGFVPVNGLKLRPALASFRDSGPTGRTITDGETTELHWLGERNREYVPSESDERSQ; encoded by the exons ATGAAAAACACAGCTACgcgttgctgtgatgttgcctGGACTGACTTTGCTTGTCGTTTTCCAAACTTCAGTTTTATGATTTCCTCCCACCATCCTGTAGTCCGTACAGTTCTCTGTCAGAAGTCGCTGATCTCATGGGTTGGAGAGGACTGGATCTTCCTCATCCTGCTGGGAACCGTCATGGGCCTGGTCAGCTGGGTCATGGACTTTTTCATCGCCTTCTGCCTCAGAG CACAGAAGTGGATGTTCACCGGCCTCTACGGCAGCGTGTTCCTGCAGTACCTGGCCTGGGTCACCTTCCCTGTGGTCCTCATCACCTTCTCCGCTGCCTTCACTCAGATCCTCGCCCCACAGGCTGCTG GTTCAGGCATTCCAGAGGTAAAGACCATCATGAGAGGAGTGGTTCTGAAGGAGTACCTCACCTTTAAAACCTTTGTGACTAAGGTCATCGCTCTGACCTGCGCTCTGGGAAGCGGCATGCCTATGGGCAAAGAc GGTCCGTTCGTACACATCGCCAGCTTGTGTGGCGCTCTCCTCTGCAAGTTCATGTCGCTGTTTGGAGGAATGTACgag aatgAGTCGAGGAACATCGAGATGCTGGCAGCAGCCTGTGCTGTGGGGGTGGGCTGCTGTTTCGCTGCCCCCATAGGAG GAGTGTTGTTCAGCATTGAAGTAACATCCACCTTCTTCGCTGTGAGGAATTACTGGAGAGGGTTCCTCGCCGCCACCGTCAGCGCCTTCGTCTTTAGACTAATGTCTGTGTGGAACAGAGATGAAG GGACCCTCACAGCCCTGTTTAAAACCAGCTTTCGTCTGGACTTTCCCTTTGACCTCCAGGAGCTTCTTGCCTTTGCTGTTGTTGG TATCGCCAGTGGGTTTGGAGGAGCCTTCTATGTCTACCTTAACCACCGTGTTGTCAAGTtcataaagaaacaaaagtCCCTCAAGAGATTTATCATCAGGAA TCGCctgctgtttccagctgtggtCACCTTAGTCATTACCACGCTCACGTTTCCCCCTGGCTTCGGACAGTTCATGGCTGGAAAG TTGACCCAGAAGGAGTCTGTGCTGACGTTTTTTGATAACCTGACATGGGCCAAGCAGGGCGACGCCCACCAGGCTCCATACATGGGCTATGCAAAAGCCTGGCTCCACCCACAGGCCAGCGTCTTCGTCACGCTGTCCATCTTCGTCATCATGAAG TTCTGGATGTCTATCGTGGCCACGGCCCTCCCCGTGCCCTGTGGAGCCTTCATGCCAGTATTTGTCATCG GGGCAGGGTTCGGTCGTCTGGTTGGAGAGAGCATGGCAGCCTGGTTTCCAGACGGCATCAACACAAACGGCACCATCTACCCCATCGTGCCAGGAGGCTACGCTGTTGCAG gtgcagcagctctgtcaggaGCGGCCACCCACACTGTTTCCACTGCAGTCATCGTGTTCGAGCTGACGGGACAGATCTCCCACATCCTGCCGGTGATGATCGCGGTGATCCTGGCCAACGCCGTGGCCCAGTCCCTGCAGCCCTCCCTGTACGACTCCATCATTAAGATCAAGAAGCTGCCGTACCTCCCGGAGCTGGGCTGGGGAAACCATGA GAAATATAACATTCGCGTGGAGGACATCATGGTGAGGGACGTGCGGTACATCACTCTGAACTGCTGCTACCGAGACCTGCACAACGTGCTGCTGACAGGAAACCTCAGCACGCTGGCGCTGGTGGAATCAGCAG CGTCCATGGTGCTGTTGGGCTCCATCTCGCACGCTCAGCTCCAGTCGCTGCTTTCCCAGCAACTCAGTCGCACCAGACGGTTGGAGCACATCAGGCAAAGAAATGTCGCCTCCAGTCAGTACAGCAACCAGGAGGAGGCGAGTCAGGGCGCCTGCATCCAG ATCTCCAATGAGGAATCGTCCTTCAGTCCTGTACGTCCCATTTCTCAGGGGAAGATATCGCCAGTTGTGGAGCAAGGCATCGAGATCCCCACTG GCCCACATGATAATTCAGACTTCACTTTAAAGAACCTATTCTGCACCAGTCAAGACTCAGACGACCTGGAG GATGATGGAGATGTGAAGGACACCATGACCATTAAAGAG ATTGCAGAgtgggaggagaagcagctcaaCGAGCAGATCAACTTCAACAACTGCAGGATCGACCCTGCGCCGTTCCAGCTGATGGAGCGCACGTCGCTGCATAAG ACCCACACCATCTTCTCCCTGCTGGGCCTCGACCACGCCTACGTCACCAGCGTTGGACGCCTCATTGGTGTGGTTTCCCTCAAAGAG CTAACCAAGGCCATTGAGGGCTTTGTGCCTGTGAACGGGTTGAAACTGCGTCCGGCTCTGGCCAGTTTCCGAGACAGCGGCCCCACCGGCAGGACCATCACTGACGGCGAGACCACCGAGCTTCATTGGCTGGGGGAGCGAAACAGAGAATATGTCCCATCAGAATCAGACGAGAGGTCACAATGA